From the Helianthus annuus cultivar XRQ/B chromosome 17, HanXRQr2.0-SUNRISE, whole genome shotgun sequence genome, the window GACCTTGAGAAGCATGCTTCCAATCCGAATAACCTTCATTATCCAACCCGCCTTTCTTATACCCTTGTCTAAAAAGTTTACAACAAAAACAAAAGACTTTATCAAGCTCTTTCGAATACACTAGCCATTCTCTATCGCACGTCTCCCTGTTTGATAGAATTCTATTATACATGAATTTAGAAAATCGTCTTCCAACATTATCCACGGGACCCTTATCAATAGttgatggagagggtgaaacccgagCTTTAGAGTGTCTAAATataatgatttatgtttatttgaTGTGTTTATTTGCTTGGAATGAAGTGACTACGAGAATTTAGTGTTTTGCAGGTAAAGTACGGAATTAGGTGCATTTACGATGGTTAAAGATGAAGTTGTGAGCATAGGATGTGATGTTGCAGCTCAAGAATGAGTTTTAAAGCTTGTTCGGGTGATATAAAGGCTCACGAGTGGAAGAAGTGTGAAAAAGTGAAGTTCAGGGGCTAATTTGGTATTTTTTAGAAGTTGTGTGAAGCCTAGATATGCAAGAAATAAGAAGATTATAAGTTGAGGGGCCATTCGGTACTTATTTGGAAGTTATGTTATGCTCATATATGAGAGAAATGGGAAAACATAAAGTACAGGGGCCTAAATGACATTTGTTGAAAGTTGATGTGAAGAAGGAAAGGGACTTGTGTATCGCGATCGTAGGCTACGAGTTGTAACTCGTAGCTTACGAGTTCTTGGAGTTGTTTGAATTGTGGACAGAATTCTTGTTTCGTAAGCTAGGAGTTACAACTCGTAGCTTACGAGTTGCTTATGTTCAGCAATAAAGGAAGAGAAGGACACGACCGTAGCTTACGAGTTGTAACTCGTAGCTTACGGTTTGGGTCCAATGTGTAGACAGAGTTTTTAATCTGTAAGCTACGAGTCCTAACTCGTAGCTTACGACCCGGGCAAGTCCATACCCGCGAAAAAAGCCCTCTAAAGTATATATTAGGGTTTCAAAAGTTGGGAATCATTATCTATCATCTACAATCGATTGAGGGCACTCCAAGACTCAAAGTTGAAGACTTTTTCACCTCAATTCCATCAAGATTCTCCATTCAATCACCGAATCAACCATGATTTCTTCATCAAAtcaagcttttgaagattcttcgtgcgagatgagcggctaaactttttgtggtttcctccggatAGAGTTGATTGATATTATGTGTTGACACAATCGTTTTAcctggtgatctaagcattcgatgcttttcaccattgatttgatttcttgattgtaaacagttacgtttatttaaaccttaatttctaagcattcagttcccgagagttctagtaattgggatatatttgacatggggttagggtttgtaaattataattgataatcattcgataacctcccgttatgtattgaccggagtacttagtcgttggttttCACAATTAATGAATCAAAATTAAcacctatgtctatgtaggtaacgattaaacacatagttgaaTTTAATTGCAAAatctgaaatctggaggaaccatatTTTCTCTCATTGATTTAAAACACAAattttattcgttaatttagctatttctcacaatcaaacaaactgtTTTTCCCATTCAGTAATAGTTAATCAACCCTTTTCATTACGACACTTTCCACAGTCCTCCCTTGGTTCGATACCCTGCTTATtctatactaatagtttaaataggtttttgcatgtccataacgacagacatcaataGTCAAATCTCTTTTTGGACCTTTTATAACCAATTCCTTAATCAAGTTAGGATTAAATGATGGAGGTTGCAAAACAAGAGCGTTAAGTGTGTTAAAATACGTATCGTATTGTGTTTTAAGCGGTTAAGTGTTTCGAATGTGATAACTACGCGTGTTTCTCGTGTTACAGGTTAATCAGCTTAAAATGGTGAAGTTAGGATGCTTGGTGATGAAGCGTAACACCCATGGATGTTAACCGGCACATATCATGTTGCTAGGTACTTGTTCAGGTGATAAAATGACTTCAAATCATAAGATACGCATAATATTGAAGTCCAGGGGCTGAGTGGTAATTAAATAAAAGTTGGGTGTGTGAGGAGTGTGGCTTACGGGTAGAAGTGTCTGATTACAACAGAATGTATGAACCATAACCTACGGATTTTAACCCGTAAGCTATGGTTGGTTAAATGTCAGCGCATAAGTTGTTTAATTAATATGGTGATATGTTTTTGGAGGATTTGGTAAACATCTAAGGGATCACGTGGACTTGGGGAGTGAAGGAATTAATTATCCATCATCacaaaatattaaaaagaaaTTGAAGGGAGTTGGTGGCTTGGGCGGCACATGCAAGGATGGAAGCAACAACATCACAATATTATTAGGAAATTGGGGGCCCACGATTAGATTCATACACGTGAATCTTCATTGAAGATAATACAATACATATCACAACATCTTTTGAGGCAGCCATAGTGGGCCGACTTTTTGAGGGTCTTGACTTTTAGTGAACAACACAATTAATATATCATCATCACAGCAAAAGATTGGGCCGCACGTGGACATCAGAAGTGGGCCGACATCATCCTCATTAACCGTGAATGGGTTAGCAAATTCTAGGGGGTGAGGAGATATACACGCATATATTGGGGGCGGCAACAGGAGTTAGGGGGGATATCACATCCATCGATCATCGTATTTTTTTCAACCGGGTATCAAGCAGTGAAGATCAATCAACCGTgatgagcggctaaatctctcGTGAACACTCTGGGTGAACGATTCTTGTGAGACACTTTTTATTCTAGTTTCTTTtttgtattgagatttggatttgtagtcgggtgacagccgactatttacataattatattatttgtgtgacagacaaatcctgagtgacagtcagagttataattatgttttgaatccaactatgcttttgttgattgaatgatttctatgtatgtttgttttaatatttatctgatcaattaatattaagattttgaactgcataggtaactggtagatgtgacagatttactattcaatcaatagcatccaataaaatcagaactaggttattagtaattacagaatctgaatcccggagtgatcaccttttctcatcattgttttaaaccacaatttttattcgttaatttagaTAATTCTCACAATCAAGTAAACTGAGTTTTCAATTTAGTAGTAGTTAATTAATACTTAGCATcataacactttccacaatcctcctctggttcgatatccgacttactctagctactagtttatttcggtttttgcatgtcactaacgacagacatcaaaatggcgccgttgccggggaggcgtgcgcaaagtgtttagtgttaagttttagtttaaaaaataaaaataaaaaaaaaatccaaaaatagtgtcagttttgttttgttttgttcagatttatgcgtggtacttgtgtttttgtgtttgtgcaggatgacagatcTTACAATATTATGCACCTCTCTTAGATGCATTTTGTGTAGGGAACCACTTcacccgtgtatcggttgccacgaggcccgatTTAGACGGGAAAGAGCGAAATTAGCAGAACCaccgatgccttgctatgataatccttcccctccaccatatttctatgactctgatacaacggtggaggatgattattactcggatggatatgatcgggacgaggatgcttattatgagccaaggacggatggacaatgtttctgttgcggtcgttgtcatacttcttatgatgaggatgtgtgcgcggtgtatttggaaaatccagagtattggaataaaaaaatgatggatgcatACATCTCAAAACCGTATCAGGGATACCAACAGTATCATCCCGAGGAACATCCTGAGCCCGAGGGTGTCTATacttatcagaccgaggaggagaaaaagcttgctacgttggaagcgagtttgtcaaaactcgagcagtatttagtagcacccaacctttccgatgaagatcgaatcagctgcctagcttccaagtgtcagaagttaaaaatgaagatagaaatagaagagcgtctctcaccattacctgatgatattttagattattctcacatggaggatgaggttgtggaggataataccacaccaatgaatcctttatctgatgaagagtcactggtggatcagatggtgtgtgaggatgaggaggcagagcagtctgatgagataaatgtgtgtaccgaacctctccccatatcaatcattcaaattaataagtttggggaagagggttcgaggaagaagatgagaagggTGAATCTACAAGACCTCAGGGTACATATCGTGAAGTGGATTAGCGAAACCCGCAAGTGCAGTCTGaacatgccaattatactgagaagcttatggagatggcatgtaaatttccgggcattcgttggaaatgttttgggtaagtgtgcattgagaccaccgtaacgcatatcaggtatggtctggctgaagacctttaaacttagcgctctcgggaggcagcccgaggatgtagagtattgtattttggtttggtttcgttttggtgtgttgtgttttgacaggttccTACGATTCTATCTTCACGGATGcaatgaatcaagtgtggggatgtttggcaacatccctgGTGAGATCTCAAAGAATCTATGAGGGGCGTATGTTCCCTTTGCCAGGATCTCCTTTGTTTTTCGATCCTGAATATGAAAAAAATTATTAGAGAAAAGGACATCTACAGGAGAATCATGGGTAAGTTTGCTAATAGAGAGTAGGCATTTAGTTAGATGCGGTACGACAAGGACATTTTTTAGATGAATATTTTTGTAAGAGATGTGGTTCCAATATTCGTCACAGGTAATGTATGACCATTACCAAAACGAACAAAATCATGCGTAGAGGAATGAAAAGTAGGATCAAGATCCTTAAGATAAGGAGTCATATGAGCCGACGCACCAGTATCGCCAGCCCAGTCGGGATGGTCCTCATCAGTGACATGGCACTAAGCATGAAAAGCATGGGCCAGATTTGCATCAGCAGACGATGCTTGCTTTGCAAAACTAGCGAGATTCGGACAGGCGTTTGCATAATGGCCGTTTGTCCTGCATAGTTGACAATGAGGAGGTATACGAGGACGACCATGACCTGCACCACGACCACGACCTCTACCACGGTTAGAGTAATTAAAACCAGAATTAGAACGAGAATTACCGGATCGGGAAGATTGGACCGTAAAGGCTACGGGCGGAGACTGTTGGCCATGAAGGGAGTGTATAAAAATTTCTTGGTTTTCGGTTTTAGCAAGCAGCTCACGGAATGAATATATGCCTACGGCAAGATATGTGGTGGAAAAATGTTCATAGGCTGGCCCTAAGCCACAGAGGAACCAATGACATTTGTCGGTTTCATCAACCGGGTGACCAATGGCGGCGAGTTGGTCACAGAGGGCCTTAAACTTGCGTCCAAATTCTGCCACAGTGGAGGATCCCTTTTGTAGAAGGCGGAGATTGTCTCTGAGGGTATGCATACAGTCAAGAGAAGGGTGGCTATAGGCGGTTTCAAGAGAGAGCCAGATTTGTTGGGCTGTGTGGAGCCTGATAATCTCGGACATATCCTCTTCGGATAGGGATGACTGAATGAGAAGACACACGACTTGGTCATTGGCTAACCAGGTGACATAATCTGGATTGGGAGAGGTTTTATCATCCGTGGTGAGGGTTTCGGCAGGAGGTTTTGTGGACCCGTCAATATGGCCGAGAAGGGTTTGGAGGGAGAGAACAAGTTTTACCTGTTCACTCCATGCAAGATAATTTGAGGAGTTGAGTTTATGAGGGATAAAGTGAAGGAGAGGGTGTAGGGAGGTGGTGAGGGTGGTCGACAAGGATGCCATAGAAGTATCAATTGAAGGAATTTATAATATTATCGATAAAATAACAATTGAGAATATTATCAATTGAAGGAATTGAGTCAGTGGGTAAAATAGCAATTGAAGTATCAATCGAGTTAGTGGGGATATTATCAATTGAAGTAACAATTGAAGTATTAATATTGGGGAAAAGATAGTGGGCGGCAGGAATAAGGAAGACAGAGGGCGACGGTGGAATAGAGGAAAAAGAAAGGAAGAAGGCAGGGAAGGAAGGGTAGGATCGCCAATTAGGCTGATACCATATTATGACTCAATCTCTTGCCTTTACATTGATTGGTAAAATAATATATAGAGTTACAAGAGCCTATAAACTAGGAAActaaatatacaaataattacaCAATATTACATAATCTCATGCTTGATTTACATAAATCAATTGAGTGATTTACGTTATGCTATTAGATATCATCGCCAATCCATTAAGTCTTTCTTGGGACATTGACGATCGCAAATAAGACTTCAACAACTTCAATTTAGAAAAGCTTCTCTCTGCCGATGCCACCGTTACCGAAAGTGTCAGAAGCACATGATATGCATTTATAGCATTAGGACAATGACCGAGCCGCATGATATCGTTTAAAGCATCAATAGGGCTAACAATGTGACTCGGTAAAAAGGTCCTAATCAACTTCAACTCCAAATAAAGTTCTTTAGCATCAACGTCCGATTCTTCTTTATATTTTAATGCATCTTGAAGACGATAACAACGAGCCTTAAGATCTTGTTCATCAAGTGTCTTCATTTTTTTAGGAAACAAAAACCCAaaatatttttttgaatttttggtaTTGATCGAATCTTGTTTCAAAAGAACTTTTAGCTTGATCAACAATACATAGAAAGTAGTTGACTTTAAAATCATCATCGAGTGAAAATATAACTTCTTCTACACTTGAATTCTCATTAAACTGTTTTTTCCTACGTATCACACGTTTTTAAGGGAATTCCGCATTAATACCTAATTCATTGGCAATTTCTATAGCTTCATCAATCGCCTTAAAAAGCCCCACTTCTCTATAATTTTTGAAGTATTAAATAAAATTGTCCACTTCATCAATAGTAACATCAAGAACCACATCCTTTGATTGCAACTTTTTGCTCACTACATTCACGTTTGATAATATTTCATACCAAATGACGATTTATACCAAAAATTCATAGTCACCAACCTCATGCTTTTCAAGTGATCTAGCTTCGCTTTGAATTTTAGGATCTTTATCCGAGTCACTAACTTCTTTCAAAGCTTTTCTTACTTCTACAAGTTGAGTTCTAATAGGCTTAATACTATCTACACGACTTTCCCAACGAGTGACAAATAATGATTTAACAGTCAATCCTTTAACATTGTCTTTCAAAATTTGCCACCTATTAATAGAATTGGTAAAGATAGTATATATAGGTTGTATTGTTCCAAAAATACCCTAGACTTAGTAATCGTGTTTGCCATGTCACACAACACAAGATTAAGACTATGACAACCACAAGCACTATACAAAGCTCTaggatttttttctaaaaatctacTTTGAACTCCATTACGTTTTCCTTTCTTGTTCGCCCCATTATCATAGCCTTGACCGCGCACATCAAAAATATCAAGACTTAGAGACTCTAATTCCTTAGATGTAACATCAAAAAGTCCCTTACCTGTGGTATCCTCAacaaccaaaaaacctaaaaacgatTCTTCAACTGTCACAGAACTAGA encodes:
- the LOC110923726 gene encoding zinc finger MYM-type protein 1-like — encoded protein: MYNRILSNRETCDREWLVYSKELDKVFCFCCKLFRQGYKKGGLDNEGYSDWKHASQGLKDHEVSFEHLKHMHQWFERRQRLDCNETIDKEAYEHFKKEKDYWKEVIFRIIALVKFLAKHGLAFCGSNEKLYQKRNGNFLGLVEMLEEFDPIMKEHVRCILNDELHIHYLGHNIQNELIQLLAGQVKIEIIKRIKQAKYYSIILDCTPDISHQEQMFIIVRYVNFNSSSVTVEESFLGFLVVEDTTGKGLFDVTSKELESLSLDIFDVRGQGYDNGANKKGKRNGVQSRFLEKNPRALYSACGCHSLNLVLWQILKDNVKGLTVKSLFVTRWESRVDSIKPIRTQLVEVRKALKEVSDSDKDPKIQSEARSLEKHEVGDYEFLTLDEQDLKARCYRLQDALKYKEESDVDAKELYLELKLIRTFLPSHIVSPIDALNDIMRLGHCPNAINAYHVLLTLSVTVASAERSFSKLKLLKSYLRSSMSQERLNGLAMISNSIT